A region of Lysobacterales bacterium DNA encodes the following proteins:
- a CDS encoding zinc ribbon domain-containing protein, translated as MRVYCRTCRATVADGANFCHACGAKLTEAPPLQASTCQSCGTTLNPDAKFCRDCGAPAASVGSSSDATSGQSTGHAGTDPANRPSGEPSVSSAAESVRVSRSPSRRRTAGTAGVPPAAAQKRGPGRALLGFGMLVLLGLALWQWFDDEDGPGDPRAPGAAAPTSPRASNPPYDVSGIEGIVDIEAPDVETPAAVRAPLAPRVREATRKLPDLQARARAGNDAAMTSLALTQRSGLGGRAEPQSAIALLQRAAAAGNVHAMATLAEEYESGIWVAQDRGKAKSLREQAARAGSRLAQWELEP; from the coding sequence ATGAGAGTCTATTGCCGGACATGTCGCGCGACGGTGGCTGATGGCGCGAACTTTTGCCACGCCTGCGGCGCCAAGCTGACCGAGGCGCCTCCATTGCAAGCGTCGACGTGCCAGTCCTGCGGCACCACGCTGAATCCCGACGCGAAGTTCTGCCGAGACTGCGGCGCTCCGGCTGCCTCCGTCGGGTCGTCGTCCGACGCCACCAGCGGCCAGTCCACCGGCCATGCCGGGACAGACCCCGCAAACCGGCCTTCGGGCGAGCCGTCGGTCTCGAGCGCAGCGGAATCGGTTCGTGTTTCGAGGTCACCGTCGCGCCGCAGGACCGCCGGAACTGCGGGCGTGCCACCCGCAGCCGCGCAAAAACGCGGCCCGGGCAGAGCGCTGCTCGGGTTCGGTATGCTGGTGCTGCTGGGGCTGGCGCTGTGGCAGTGGTTCGACGACGAGGACGGGCCCGGCGATCCACGCGCGCCAGGTGCCGCAGCACCGACGAGCCCGCGCGCATCGAACCCGCCTTATGACGTATCCGGTATCGAGGGCATCGTAGACATCGAGGCCCCCGACGTCGAAACACCCGCAGCCGTGCGCGCGCCGCTTGCCCCCAGGGTCCGCGAGGCGACGCGGAAGCTGCCCGATCTCCAGGCCCGGGCGCGAGCCGGCAACGACGCTGCGATGACCAGTCTGGCCCTGACCCAGCGCAGCGGTCTCGGCGGCCGCGCCGAGCCGCAGTCGGCCATTGCGCTGCTGCAACGCGCCGCCGCTGCCGGCAATGTGCATGCAATGGCAACGCTGGCCGAGGAGTACGAATCCGGGATCTGGGTTGCCCAGGATCGGGGCAAGGCAAAGTCGCTGCGCGAGCAGGCGGCCAGGGCCGGATCGCGGCTGGCGCAATGGGAGCTCGAACCATGA